A section of the Candidatus Aegiribacteria sp. genome encodes:
- a CDS encoding acyltransferase, translated as MVKVGYFQFAPVFGEKEENLNTVLSALNDVNADLIVLPELPFTGYGFSSREELLSLAEDPSEASTVFKLVKLCRTQGFRLVTGFAEKAGEKCYNSALLLGPAGIEGRYRKLHLFDREKTYFDPGDLPLDVFDMDGISVGMMVCFDWIFPEVARTLALRGADILCHPANLVLSYCQQTMLSRCTENLVYAVTANRTGSECHSSGTLDFTGASQIAAPGGRIIHRSGKEIQEVFVVEVDILQSRNKCITERNDVLADRRPEFYY; from the coding sequence ATGGTTAAAGTCGGATACTTCCAGTTCGCTCCAGTGTTCGGCGAAAAAGAAGAAAATCTGAATACGGTTCTTTCCGCTCTCAATGATGTTAATGCCGATTTGATCGTTCTGCCCGAGCTTCCGTTCACCGGATATGGTTTCAGCAGCAGGGAAGAGCTTCTGTCTTTAGCCGAAGATCCTTCTGAAGCCAGTACTGTTTTTAAGCTTGTTAAACTTTGTAGAACTCAAGGTTTTCGTCTGGTAACCGGCTTTGCCGAGAAGGCTGGAGAGAAGTGTTACAACAGCGCATTACTCCTAGGACCTGCAGGGATCGAGGGTCGATACAGAAAGCTGCATCTCTTTGACAGAGAGAAAACATACTTCGATCCCGGGGACCTTCCTCTTGACGTTTTTGATATGGATGGGATTTCAGTTGGCATGATGGTCTGTTTTGACTGGATATTTCCTGAGGTTGCAAGGACTCTTGCTCTCAGAGGCGCTGATATTCTCTGTCACCCGGCAAATCTTGTACTCAGCTATTGCCAGCAGACAATGCTGTCCAGGTGCACGGAGAATCTTGTTTATGCAGTGACCGCCAACCGAACAGGTTCAGAATGTCATTCATCTGGTACACTCGATTTCACAGGGGCAAGTCAGATTGCAGCACCCGGAGGCAGGATTATTCATAGAAGCGGAAAAGAAATACAGGAAGTATTTGTAGTTGAAGTAGATATTCTTCAATCGCGAAATAAATGCATTACGGAGCGTAATGATGTGCTTGCTGACAGAAGGCCTGAATTTTATTATTAG
- a CDS encoding CTP synthase — protein sequence MPPRKCKFIFVTGGVVSSLGKGITAASIALLLRQRGYRVTMQKLDPYLNVDPGTMSPFQHGEVYVTDDGTETDLDLGHYERFAGLKCNRNSNYTAGMIYSSVIAREREGGYLGKTVQVIPHITDEIKKAVLSQAEDDYDIAITEVGGTAGDIEGLPFLEALRELGQDLGSENVLYIHLTLIPYLSASGELKTKPSQQSASILRNIGIIPDILICRTERTLNEEHFMKLSMFCNVPRRAVIEERDVENSIYEVPVELAAQKLDELILEKLGLPANELDLEQWKSMLHRAIHPSGKTVSIGVVGKYMGLQDSYKSIYEALRHGGISNDVLLDVTGIEAEDLEGGDTELLQGLDGILVPGGFGYRGIEGKLEAIEFARKNDIPFLGICLGMQCAVIETARNLAGMPEANSSEFSPVCPDPVIHLMEEQKTVTNKGGTMRLGLYPCILLDGSKAIETYGQKNISERHRHRFEFNNEYREVLEASGLVYSGISPDGTLIEIIERSDHPWFVACQFHPEFTSTPLKSNPLFDAFIDAARRKASV from the coding sequence ATGCCCCCTCGCAAATGCAAATTCATCTTCGTTACCGGTGGTGTCGTGTCCTCTCTTGGAAAAGGTATCACTGCTGCTTCAATAGCACTTCTTCTCAGGCAGAGGGGATATCGGGTAACCATGCAGAAGCTGGACCCATACTTGAATGTTGATCCTGGAACGATGTCTCCTTTCCAGCACGGAGAGGTTTACGTTACGGATGATGGTACCGAGACTGATCTTGATCTTGGTCACTACGAGCGATTCGCCGGACTGAAGTGCAATCGGAACAGTAATTACACAGCCGGCATGATATACTCATCGGTAATCGCTCGTGAGCGTGAGGGAGGATATCTTGGAAAGACGGTTCAGGTAATTCCTCATATCACTGACGAGATAAAAAAAGCAGTACTTTCTCAGGCAGAAGATGATTATGACATTGCAATTACCGAGGTTGGCGGTACTGCCGGAGACATAGAGGGGCTTCCGTTTCTTGAAGCTCTGAGGGAACTGGGTCAGGACCTTGGCTCGGAGAATGTGCTGTATATTCATCTTACTCTCATTCCTTACCTGTCCGCTTCCGGAGAACTCAAAACGAAACCTTCCCAGCAATCGGCCAGCATCCTCAGGAATATCGGTATCATTCCGGATATTCTTATCTGCAGAACAGAAAGAACGTTGAATGAGGAGCACTTCATGAAACTGTCAATGTTCTGCAACGTACCACGGAGAGCAGTTATCGAGGAGAGGGATGTAGAAAACTCTATCTATGAAGTGCCTGTTGAACTTGCTGCACAGAAGCTTGACGAATTGATACTTGAAAAACTGGGGCTTCCAGCGAACGAACTCGACCTGGAACAATGGAAATCCATGCTGCACAGGGCAATTCATCCTTCAGGAAAAACTGTCAGTATCGGTGTTGTCGGTAAGTATATGGGCTTGCAGGACTCGTATAAAAGCATATATGAAGCTTTAAGGCATGGAGGGATCTCCAATGATGTTCTCCTTGATGTCACAGGCATTGAAGCAGAGGATCTAGAAGGTGGAGATACAGAACTTCTCCAGGGTCTTGATGGTATACTTGTCCCTGGCGGATTCGGATACAGGGGAATCGAAGGGAAACTGGAGGCCATTGAATTTGCTCGGAAAAACGATATCCCTTTTCTCGGGATCTGTCTTGGAATGCAGTGTGCCGTAATAGAGACCGCTCGCAATCTTGCCGGAATGCCGGAAGCGAACAGTTCTGAATTCTCACCTGTCTGTCCTGATCCTGTAATTCATCTTATGGAAGAACAGAAAACAGTCACAAATAAAGGTGGAACAATGCGTCTGGGTCTGTATCCGTGCATACTTCTTGATGGATCAAAAGCAATTGAGACTTATGGACAGAAAAACATCTCAGAAAGACACAGACATCGCTTCGAATTTAACAATGAGTATAGAGAGGTGCTGGAAGCAAGCGGTCTTGTCTACTCAGGTATTTCTCCCGATGGAACTCTTATTGAGATAATCGAGAGATCTGATCATCCATGGTTCGTAGCCTGCCAGTTCCATCCTGAATTCACTTCTACTCCTCTCAAGTCAAATCCTTTATTCGATGCATTTATAGATGCTGCAAGGAGGAAAGCGAGTGTCTGA
- the purF gene encoding amidophosphoribosyltransferase, which translates to MLQGGKRVSEIREHCGLCGIAGHRKEPVSLVAEGLLAMQHRGQEAAGILCAYEQGMKLHKRNGTVSEAMSDLPAYWSNLGIHAVIGHVRYGTCGGTDVINAQPLLVRMAGIQVGIAHNGTISNAFSLRQELQNQGAIFMTNTDTEVVLHLMSRELKNTGFNVKKALEIALRRLQGAYCFLIMTPEGLYAVRDPLGFRPLNLGRFQNGGWIIASETIAFSVCGATYVREIEAGEILFIANGVDELESERFSVDKELFSVRDGLAQCIFEHVYFARPGSYVFGDSVYSVRIAMGRQLAKEFPVQCDLVAPVPDSGMFAALGYARELNLPFDMCFTRNHYIGRTFINPGSAQRAAMVMRKLQPIPEAVKGKRLCVVEDSIVRGTTSRARIRALREAGAKEIHMRVCCPPHRYGCYFGIDFPEQSELIARNYSVDEIANQLELDSLKYLSKDGMLGCVTAHDADDYCTACFDGDYPVKPPVRDDSNQEGDAQ; encoded by the coding sequence ATGCTGCAAGGAGGAAAGCGAGTGTCTGAGATCAGAGAACATTGTGGATTGTGCGGTATAGCCGGTCATCGCAAGGAACCTGTCTCTCTTGTAGCCGAAGGGCTGCTTGCGATGCAGCACCGAGGTCAGGAAGCTGCCGGGATTCTGTGCGCCTATGAACAGGGAATGAAACTTCATAAAAGAAATGGTACTGTTTCTGAAGCTATGTCCGATTTACCGGCCTATTGGAGCAATCTGGGAATCCATGCTGTAATTGGGCATGTCAGGTACGGTACTTGCGGTGGAACAGATGTAATCAATGCTCAGCCTCTTCTTGTAAGGATGGCGGGGATTCAGGTCGGCATAGCTCACAATGGTACTATCAGTAACGCATTTTCGCTTAGACAGGAACTCCAGAATCAAGGTGCTATCTTCATGACAAATACTGATACTGAAGTGGTGCTTCATCTGATGTCACGTGAATTAAAGAATACAGGATTCAATGTTAAAAAAGCTCTTGAGATTGCGCTTCGAAGACTTCAAGGAGCCTACTGTTTTCTGATCATGACACCTGAAGGATTATATGCTGTAAGGGATCCTCTGGGCTTCAGACCGCTGAATCTCGGAAGGTTTCAGAATGGCGGATGGATAATCGCAAGTGAGACGATCGCTTTTTCGGTTTGCGGTGCTACGTATGTGAGAGAGATCGAAGCCGGAGAAATTCTGTTCATAGCTAATGGCGTGGATGAATTGGAATCCGAACGTTTTAGCGTAGATAAAGAACTGTTCAGCGTAAGAGATGGACTTGCCCAGTGTATTTTCGAACATGTCTATTTTGCGAGGCCGGGCAGTTACGTTTTTGGAGACAGCGTATACTCTGTAAGGATTGCGATGGGAAGGCAGCTGGCGAAGGAATTTCCTGTTCAATGTGATCTTGTGGCTCCTGTACCTGATAGCGGCATGTTCGCCGCACTCGGCTATGCAAGGGAACTTAATCTACCATTCGACATGTGCTTCACAAGAAATCACTACATTGGCAGAACATTCATCAATCCGGGTTCAGCACAAAGGGCAGCCATGGTAATGAGGAAGCTCCAACCTATTCCGGAAGCTGTCAAAGGGAAAAGGTTATGTGTTGTCGAGGACAGTATCGTCAGAGGAACAACCAGCCGTGCAAGAATAAGGGCACTCCGTGAAGCGGGAGCGAAGGAAATCCATATGAGGGTTTGCTGTCCGCCTCACAGGTACGGATGCTACTTCGGAATCGATTTTCCCGAACAGTCAGAACTGATTGCACGGAATTATTCGGTGGACGAAATCGCAAATCAATTGGAACTGGACAGTCTGAAATATCTTTCGAAGGATGGTATGCTCGGATGTGTTACTGCTCATGATGCAGATGATTACTGCACCGCATGCTTTGATGGTGATTATCCCGTAAAACCACCGGTCCGAGACGATAGTAATCAAGAAGGGGATGCACAGTAA
- the guaA gene encoding glutamine-hydrolyzing GMP synthase → MVHGGVAILDFGSQYNQLIARRVREMGVYCELIPGNAPFSRVMKMHPEALILSGGPSSVYDDDSPHPDPELFRTALPVLGICYGMQLLALHENGRVEGGHDREYGPAKLYPEKGTALFEGIGDGLQAWMSHGDRVVEVPERYRIAAHTDTLPIAAMEDTERQRFGVQFHPEVNHTEFGEQLLDNFVFHIAKLSRNWDMKTFRKSAVEMIRHELPDGGKVILGLSGGVDSSVVAALLHEAIPDRFIPIFVDNGLLRKGERESVVKTFRDHFGMPLMVIDGRDDFLRALEGVTDPEKKRKIIGRVFIELFEEASSEIEGVTHLAQGTLYPDVIESISFRGPSATIKSHHNVGGLPERMNLKLLEPLRELFKDEVRSLGRELGLPELMVARHPFPGPGLAVRILGDVNSEDLDILKEADWIFIDYLLNNDLYNEIWQAFAVLLPVRTVGVMGDQRTYDRVIALRAVTSTDGMTADWYRMAPEHMARISSEIVNRVRGVSRIVYDISSKPPGTIEWE, encoded by the coding sequence ATGGTTCACGGTGGAGTAGCAATACTTGATTTCGGTTCGCAGTACAATCAGCTCATTGCACGCCGGGTAAGGGAAATGGGTGTTTATTGTGAACTCATTCCCGGAAATGCTCCTTTTTCGAGGGTAATGAAGATGCATCCTGAAGCGCTGATTCTTTCCGGAGGACCTTCGAGTGTTTACGATGATGATTCTCCCCATCCTGACCCGGAACTGTTCAGAACCGCCCTTCCTGTTCTGGGCATCTGCTACGGCATGCAGCTGCTCGCTCTGCATGAGAACGGCAGGGTTGAAGGAGGCCATGACAGAGAGTACGGTCCCGCAAAGCTTTACCCTGAAAAGGGAACAGCTCTTTTCGAAGGTATCGGAGATGGTCTTCAGGCATGGATGAGCCATGGTGACAGGGTTGTTGAGGTCCCGGAAAGATACAGAATTGCTGCTCACACAGATACTCTTCCCATTGCTGCGATGGAGGATACAGAAAGACAAAGATTTGGTGTTCAGTTCCATCCCGAGGTGAATCATACAGAATTTGGAGAACAGCTTCTCGATAATTTCGTATTTCATATTGCGAAACTTAGCAGAAACTGGGATATGAAAACTTTCCGAAAAAGTGCTGTGGAGATGATTCGCCATGAATTGCCGGACGGAGGGAAAGTAATTCTTGGATTGTCCGGTGGAGTTGATTCATCTGTTGTTGCCGCTTTGCTGCACGAAGCCATCCCGGATCGCTTCATTCCAATTTTTGTAGACAACGGTCTTCTTAGAAAAGGAGAGAGAGAATCGGTAGTTAAAACGTTCAGGGATCACTTTGGAATGCCATTGATGGTTATTGATGGAAGAGATGATTTTCTGAGAGCTCTTGAAGGTGTGACAGATCCTGAGAAGAAAAGAAAGATAATCGGCAGGGTGTTCATTGAACTGTTTGAGGAAGCCTCCTCTGAAATAGAGGGAGTGACACATCTTGCGCAGGGTACCCTTTATCCGGATGTAATTGAAAGCATATCGTTCCGAGGACCATCCGCTACAATAAAGAGTCACCACAATGTCGGCGGACTTCCTGAAAGAATGAACCTGAAACTTCTCGAACCCCTGAGAGAACTGTTCAAGGATGAAGTCAGATCACTTGGACGCGAACTCGGGCTTCCTGAACTGATGGTTGCGCGGCACCCGTTCCCGGGTCCCGGACTTGCTGTCAGAATACTCGGTGATGTCAACAGTGAGGATTTGGATATTCTCAAGGAAGCCGACTGGATTTTCATAGATTATCTGCTGAATAATGATCTGTACAATGAGATATGGCAGGCATTCGCCGTACTGCTTCCGGTTAGAACCGTTGGCGTAATGGGTGACCAGCGCACATATGACAGAGTGATTGCCCTTCGCGCGGTCACTTCAACAGACGGTATGACAGCGGACTGGTACAGAATGGCTCCGGAGCATATGGCCCGGATCTCATCAGAAATTGTGAATAGAGTCAGAGGTGTGAGCAGAATAGTTTACGATATATCATCAAAACCCCCCGGCACCATCGAATGGGAATAG